In the genome of Vicia villosa cultivar HV-30 ecotype Madison, WI linkage group LG7, Vvil1.0, whole genome shotgun sequence, one region contains:
- the LOC131616455 gene encoding uncharacterized protein LOC131616455 isoform X1 encodes MDSEGNKSNDFYAVLGLNKECTDSELRNAYKKLAMKWHPDRCSASGNVKFVEEAKKKFQAIQEAYSVLSDANKRLMYDVGVYDNDDDENGMGDFLNEMVTMMSQTTSNENGEESFEELQQLFSDMFQADIGLDGSNSMNSSGCSTSSSFMNYNESSNSNKRNSNQMNYGMAGDSSSFDANYQNFCFGVKRHQEDAVEKEKGGIQGGGGSNRQRGRKQKISYGHDVSSNDNHGISAN; translated from the exons ATGGATAGTGAAGGAAACAAAAGCAATGATTTTTATGCGGTTTTGGGATTGAATAAAGAATGCACTGATTCTGAGCTTAGGAATGCTTATAAGAAACTTGCAATG AAATGGCACCCAGATCGTTGTTCAGCTTCAGGAAATGTGAAGTTTGTGGAAGAAGCTAAGAAGAAATTTCAGGCGATTCAAGAGGCCTATTCTG TTTTATCTGACGCGAATAAGAGGTTAATGTACGACGTTGGAGTTTACgacaatgatgatgatgaaaat GGTATGGGTGATTTTTTGAATGAAATGGTTACAATGATGAGCCAAACTACATCAAAT GAAAATGGAGAGGAGAGCTTTGAGGAGTTGCAGCAATTGTTTAGTGATATGTTTCAAGCAGATATTGGATTAGATGGAAGCAATTCTATGAACTCTTCTGGTTGCTCAACTTCATCTAGTTTCATGAATTATAATGAAAGTTCTAATTCTAATAAACGCAATTCCAACCAGATGAATTATGGAATGGCAGGGGATTCGTCTAGCTTCGATGCTAATTATCAGAACTTCTGTTTTGGG GTGAAGCGCCATCAAGAAGATGCGGTGGAGAAGGAAAAAGGGGGAATTCAAGGAGGAGGAGGTAGCAATAGACAAAGAGGCAGAAAACAAAAAATCTCATATGGCCATGATGTTTCCTCTAATGATAATCATGGAATTTCTGCAAACTAG
- the LOC131616455 gene encoding uncharacterized protein LOC131616455 isoform X2, with the protein MDSEGNKSNDFYAVLGLNKECTDSELRNAYKKLAMKWHPDRCSASGNVKFVEEAKKKFQAIQEAYSVLSDANKRLMYDVGVYDNDDDENGMGDFLNEMVTMMSQTTSNENGEESFEELQQLFSDMFQADIGLDGSNSMNSSGCSTSSSFMNYNESSNSNKRNSNQMNYGMAGDSSSFDANYQNFCFGTGEAPSRRCGGEGKRGNSRRRR; encoded by the exons ATGGATAGTGAAGGAAACAAAAGCAATGATTTTTATGCGGTTTTGGGATTGAATAAAGAATGCACTGATTCTGAGCTTAGGAATGCTTATAAGAAACTTGCAATG AAATGGCACCCAGATCGTTGTTCAGCTTCAGGAAATGTGAAGTTTGTGGAAGAAGCTAAGAAGAAATTTCAGGCGATTCAAGAGGCCTATTCTG TTTTATCTGACGCGAATAAGAGGTTAATGTACGACGTTGGAGTTTACgacaatgatgatgatgaaaat GGTATGGGTGATTTTTTGAATGAAATGGTTACAATGATGAGCCAAACTACATCAAAT GAAAATGGAGAGGAGAGCTTTGAGGAGTTGCAGCAATTGTTTAGTGATATGTTTCAAGCAGATATTGGATTAGATGGAAGCAATTCTATGAACTCTTCTGGTTGCTCAACTTCATCTAGTTTCATGAATTATAATGAAAGTTCTAATTCTAATAAACGCAATTCCAACCAGATGAATTATGGAATGGCAGGGGATTCGTCTAGCTTCGATGCTAATTATCAGAACTTCTGTTTTGGG ACAGGTGAAGCGCCATCAAGAAGATGCGGTGGAGAAGGAAAAAGGGGGAATTCAAGGAGGAGGAGGTAG
- the LOC131616455 gene encoding uncharacterized protein LOC131616455 isoform X3 has translation MDSEGNKSNDFYAVLGLNKECTDSELRNAYKKLAMKWHPDRCSASGNVKFVEEAKKKFQAIQEAYSVLSDANKRLMYDVGVYDNDDDENGMGDFLNEMVTMMSQTTSNENGEESFEELQQLFSDMFQADIGLDGSNSMNSSGCSTSSSFMNYNESSNSNKRNSNQMNYGMAGDSSSFDANYQNFCFGVNLVNYHYQ, from the exons ATGGATAGTGAAGGAAACAAAAGCAATGATTTTTATGCGGTTTTGGGATTGAATAAAGAATGCACTGATTCTGAGCTTAGGAATGCTTATAAGAAACTTGCAATG AAATGGCACCCAGATCGTTGTTCAGCTTCAGGAAATGTGAAGTTTGTGGAAGAAGCTAAGAAGAAATTTCAGGCGATTCAAGAGGCCTATTCTG TTTTATCTGACGCGAATAAGAGGTTAATGTACGACGTTGGAGTTTACgacaatgatgatgatgaaaat GGTATGGGTGATTTTTTGAATGAAATGGTTACAATGATGAGCCAAACTACATCAAAT GAAAATGGAGAGGAGAGCTTTGAGGAGTTGCAGCAATTGTTTAGTGATATGTTTCAAGCAGATATTGGATTAGATGGAAGCAATTCTATGAACTCTTCTGGTTGCTCAACTTCATCTAGTTTCATGAATTATAATGAAAGTTCTAATTCTAATAAACGCAATTCCAACCAGATGAATTATGGAATGGCAGGGGATTCGTCTAGCTTCGATGCTAATTATCAGAACTTCTGTTTTGGG GTCAATCTTGTAAATTATCATTACCAATGA